The Petrocella atlantisensis genome has a window encoding:
- a CDS encoding DUF6115 domain-containing protein gives MTIYDGLTLSFIAVGILFIVLSFLYDRTKKTLNQDEAALDDETFRKQISIINEKIVEMNEYHDYVQKEMEKKHKELLFLYQMISEKEKLVRQIQTTRFDDTLIRVDSKEPTRVKTEEKTEEKTLQAASTNTNIKILEMKHQGYQAAEIAKILNIGQGEVQLVINLFE, from the coding sequence GTGACAATATATGATGGGTTAACACTAAGTTTTATTGCAGTAGGTATATTGTTTATCGTATTAAGTTTCCTATATGATAGGACTAAAAAGACACTGAATCAAGATGAAGCAGCCCTTGATGACGAAACTTTTCGAAAACAAATTAGCATTATTAATGAAAAAATCGTAGAAATGAACGAATACCATGACTATGTTCAAAAAGAGATGGAAAAAAAACATAAAGAACTCTTATTCCTTTATCAAATGATTTCTGAAAAGGAGAAATTGGTACGTCAAATTCAGACGACACGATTTGATGATACCTTGATACGCGTGGACTCAAAAGAGCCAACAAGGGTTAAAACAGAAGAAAAAACAGAAGAAAAAACATTGCAAGCAGCTTCCACCAATACCAATATAAAGATATTGGAAATGAAACATCAAGGTTATCAAGCAGCTGAAATAGCCAAAATCTTAAACATCGGCCAAGGTGAAGTACAGTTGGTCATCAATTTATTTGAATGA
- a CDS encoding DUF342 domain-containing protein, translating to MGANINDGYFEIKTNNDGFYLEVFEAKDGGKNVEIQEIKNELKNMNIEMYDLASLEELLMMEGFERIEMKIAEPIEVSDENEEYFRIEISENKMSAYITFYKSSRPFNKEEIIKDLGSRGVKHGVDIELLEALEIEREVNSAYLIAKGTPPTHETEAVIEHYFKTENDVRPTMDADGNVNYHKLNVIAHVKTDQLLSRLIPGIKGVDGIDLHGNLLTPKKAKLVKLKYGKNITINEDKTELYAACDGLVKIVDDKVVVNDAYDVPNNVGNSTGDIDFDGTVIVHGNVITGFKVKARGDVEVLGVVEGAEIISGGSIILHKGIQGMGKSNIQAANNIKAKYIENANVTAGGDVHSEAILHSIVTCKGTITVEGKKGMISGGTVRAGQGVTTRILGSHMGTITNVEVGIDPIMLSEYGELKREIPKMESELSKIEQVIQLLNKRKEMSGKLDDDKQEMYMSAVRNKIFLTNKLTQSKKKYETMQTEVENKNAGVVKVSNELYTGVKISIGNISTHIRDEIKGVIITKKGADIKVSSL from the coding sequence ATGGGAGCGAATATTAACGACGGCTACTTTGAGATTAAAACAAATAATGATGGGTTTTATTTAGAAGTTTTTGAAGCAAAAGATGGCGGAAAGAACGTAGAAATTCAAGAAATAAAGAATGAACTAAAAAATATGAATATTGAAATGTATGACCTTGCATCATTAGAAGAACTATTAATGATGGAGGGCTTTGAGCGCATAGAGATGAAAATAGCAGAACCAATTGAAGTGTCAGATGAAAATGAAGAATATTTTAGAATTGAGATATCTGAAAATAAAATGTCGGCTTATATAACATTCTATAAGTCAAGCAGACCCTTTAACAAAGAAGAAATCATTAAAGACTTGGGTTCAAGAGGCGTCAAGCATGGTGTAGACATTGAGTTGTTAGAAGCACTTGAAATAGAAAGAGAAGTCAATAGTGCTTATTTGATTGCCAAAGGAACACCACCAACCCACGAAACAGAAGCCGTTATTGAACATTATTTTAAGACGGAAAATGATGTACGCCCTACGATGGATGCGGATGGGAATGTTAATTATCATAAGTTGAATGTTATTGCTCATGTAAAAACAGACCAACTTTTATCCAGGTTGATACCAGGCATCAAAGGCGTTGACGGTATCGATCTTCATGGGAATTTACTTACACCTAAGAAGGCCAAGTTGGTCAAATTAAAGTATGGTAAGAACATCACGATTAATGAAGATAAGACAGAGCTCTATGCCGCGTGTGATGGTCTCGTTAAGATTGTAGATGATAAAGTTGTTGTCAATGATGCCTATGATGTACCAAACAATGTGGGAAACTCTACTGGGGACATTGATTTTGACGGTACAGTCATCGTACATGGTAACGTGATTACTGGCTTCAAGGTTAAAGCCAGAGGCGATGTAGAGGTACTTGGTGTCGTAGAAGGTGCAGAGATTATTTCGGGCGGTAGTATCATACTTCATAAAGGTATACAGGGCATGGGAAAAAGCAATATACAGGCGGCCAATAATATTAAGGCCAAATATATTGAAAACGCCAATGTGACTGCTGGAGGTGATGTTCATAGTGAAGCCATATTACATAGTATCGTAACCTGTAAAGGCACCATCACTGTAGAAGGTAAGAAAGGTATGATTTCAGGTGGTACAGTACGCGCCGGACAAGGCGTAACCACTAGGATTCTTGGTTCCCATATGGGTACTATTACCAATGTGGAAGTTGGTATTGATCCCATAATGCTATCCGAATATGGAGAACTAAAAAGAGAAATCCCCAAAATGGAAAGCGAGCTATCAAAAATAGAACAAGTCATTCAACTCCTTAACAAAAGAAAAGAAATGTCAGGAAAATTGGATGATGATAAGCAGGAAATGTATATGTCAGCTGTACGAAACAAGATTTTTCTAACCAACAAGTTGACGCAAAGCAAAAAGAAATATGAAACCATGCAAACAGAAGTAGAAAATAAAAATGCCGGCGTTGTAAAAGTTAGCAACGAACTTTATACCGGTGTTAAGATATCGATTGGAAATATAAGCACACATATCAGGGATGAGATTAAAGGTGTTATCATTACTAAAAAAGGTGCCGATATAAAAGTATCATCACTTTAG
- a CDS encoding FliA/WhiG family RNA polymerase sigma factor, which yields MEKQSTDKLWEIYSQTKDKKIKEQLIIEYAQVVKYVAGRLSMYLGNNVEFDDLVGYGVFGLIDAIDKFDYDKGIKFETYASLRIRGAILDNIRKMDWIPRSVRKKQKDIERTYQKLESELNRPVTDMDMAEEMNISVDEYLKWQDQTKALKLTSLEDYVEKGGENNVEPLNKSRFMLPEANLEKKELKKMLVDAISSLSEKECKVITLYYYEELTLKEISHIMEVSESRISQLHTKALGKMKQLLGNNIELLSSL from the coding sequence ATGGAAAAGCAAAGCACAGATAAGCTATGGGAGATATATAGCCAAACCAAAGACAAAAAAATCAAAGAACAGTTGATCATAGAATACGCTCAAGTGGTCAAATATGTGGCCGGCAGATTAAGTATGTATTTAGGCAATAATGTTGAATTTGATGACTTAGTAGGTTATGGGGTATTTGGACTTATAGATGCCATTGACAAATTTGACTATGACAAAGGCATTAAGTTTGAGACTTATGCTTCACTTCGAATTAGAGGTGCCATTCTAGATAACATAAGAAAAATGGACTGGATTCCAAGATCCGTAAGGAAAAAGCAGAAGGACATCGAACGCACATATCAGAAGTTAGAATCAGAACTGAACAGACCTGTTACAGATATGGATATGGCTGAGGAAATGAATATTTCAGTCGATGAGTATTTAAAATGGCAAGATCAGACAAAAGCATTAAAACTCACTTCTTTGGAAGATTATGTTGAAAAAGGTGGAGAAAATAACGTAGAACCCCTTAACAAATCAAGGTTCATGTTGCCTGAAGCGAATTTAGAAAAAAAAGAATTGAAAAAAATGTTGGTTGATGCCATAAGCAGCTTATCAGAAAAAGAATGTAAGGTCATCACCTTGTATTATTATGAAGAATTAACATTAAAAGAAATTAGCCATATCATGGAGGTATCAGAATCAAGAATCAGTCAGTTACACACAAAGGCACTTGGGAAAATGAAGCAATTATTGGGGAATAATATTGAATTGCTATCATCACTATAA
- a CDS encoding chemotaxis protein CheD, translated as MAANMIKVGMADLNTCKSPDVLTTLGLGSCVGIILYDPITKVSGLAHVMLPDSTQIRNNSNVAKFADTAIDQLIKDMEVLGAKRNRLVSKIAGGAQMFSFGSTNDLMRIGERNAIASKKKLDALRIRLLSEDIGENYGRTIEFYSETGDLLIKTIGKPPKTI; from the coding sequence ATGGCTGCAAATATGATTAAAGTGGGGATGGCGGATTTAAATACTTGTAAATCGCCAGATGTTCTGACAACGCTTGGTTTGGGTTCTTGTGTCGGCATCATATTATATGATCCTATCACAAAAGTCAGCGGTTTAGCCCATGTAATGCTACCGGATAGTACGCAAATTAGAAATAACAGCAATGTAGCAAAATTTGCAGATACAGCGATTGATCAGCTCATCAAAGATATGGAAGTTTTAGGTGCCAAAAGAAATAGACTTGTGTCCAAGATAGCCGGAGGTGCTCAAATGTTTTCATTTGGTAGCACCAATGACTTAATGAGAATCGGAGAGAGAAACGCAATTGCTTCAAAAAAGAAGCTCGATGCATTAAGGATTAGGTTATTATCTGAAGATATAGGTGAAAACTATGGTAGGACCATAGAGTTCTACTCAGAAACTGGAGATTTACTCATCAAGACAATAGGTAAACCGCCAAAAACAATATAG
- a CDS encoding chemotaxis protein CheC has protein sequence MMDNFDNIDSVQLDILKEIGNIGAGNATTALSQLINRRIDMGIPVVKVLEFKDLSEVLGGAENPIVGILLGLEGEISGMIMFVLEQSAAHILINMLMGKNIDNFDDFDEMDLSALKEIGNIISGAYLSSLSSLTNLKILATIPYMAIDMAGAILSVPAIEFGKVGDKALLIQTDFGGDRENVFGYFILIPDMPSYGIILRSLGIDT, from the coding sequence ATGATGGATAATTTTGATAACATTGATAGTGTACAACTGGATATTTTAAAAGAAATCGGAAACATCGGAGCCGGGAATGCGACAACAGCTTTATCACAATTGATTAACAGGCGCATTGACATGGGTATACCGGTTGTAAAAGTATTGGAGTTTAAGGATTTATCAGAAGTTCTAGGCGGTGCGGAAAACCCAATTGTTGGTATCCTGCTGGGTCTAGAAGGCGAAATTAGCGGTATGATTATGTTTGTTCTTGAACAGTCAGCAGCCCATATACTGATTAACATGCTCATGGGTAAGAATATTGATAACTTTGATGACTTTGATGAGATGGATTTATCAGCATTAAAAGAGATTGGCAACATCATATCAGGTGCTTATTTATCCTCATTGTCCTCCTTGACCAATCTGAAAATTCTTGCAACAATACCCTATATGGCAATTGATATGGCAGGTGCCATACTCAGTGTACCTGCTATCGAGTTTGGTAAGGTAGGTGACAAAGCACTTCTGATTCAAACAGATTTTGGTGGTGACCGTGAAAATGTTTTTGGGTATTTCATTCTAATACCGGACATGCCTTCATATGGCATAATATTAAGAAGTTTGGGGATTGATACTTAA
- a CDS encoding chemotaxis protein CheW, with protein MDNNENAQKMELSQFIVVKLGVEQYGINIQFVQNIVRMINITRVPKAPYYIKGVVNLRGDIIPVMSIRLKFDMEEDVLTDNTRIIFVKLEGNEIGLIVDEVKEVIQLSEADIDNISRESHEEKDAYVFGVGKVGESLVTLLNIEELIKVNDPLKA; from the coding sequence ATGGATAATAATGAAAATGCACAAAAAATGGAATTATCTCAATTTATTGTAGTAAAATTAGGTGTTGAGCAATACGGCATCAACATTCAATTTGTACAAAACATTGTAAGAATGATTAATATCACCCGTGTACCAAAAGCCCCTTATTATATAAAAGGCGTCGTTAATCTACGTGGTGACATTATACCGGTCATGAGTATAAGATTAAAATTTGATATGGAAGAAGATGTCCTAACGGACAATACGCGTATCATATTTGTCAAGTTAGAGGGCAATGAGATTGGCTTGATCGTAGATGAAGTCAAAGAAGTTATCCAGTTATCAGAAGCTGACATCGACAATATCAGTAGAGAATCACATGAAGAAAAAGATGCCTATGTTTTTGGAGTGGGAAAAGTAGGAGAGTCTCTTGTGACGCTATTAAACATTGAAGAGCTCATCAAGGTGAATGACCCTTTGAAAGCATAG
- a CDS encoding chemotaxis protein CheA: protein MDVSQYLEIFIDESKEHLQSLNTCLLALESKPSDKDLINEVFRSAHTLKGMAATMGFKRMNQLTHDMENVLSEIRLGNMAIDANLLDTMFKCLDALEQYVESIVQTGNEGEKEYKAIIDALNAALNGDKKSANATTKAEATVSQDTKTDEIVNERKHQALVFTDFERHAVVQAKKENLKSFGITIYLSEGCVLKSARAFIIFRTLEKLGSIIKSDPAVQDIEDEKFDFDFSVVVVSSEGEDKFKHDLGNIAEVEKVLIDEVDLETAITAPVSDEDDLKDEEEDQQKGRTKDTDSKSANKPVTNRTVRVDIERLDTLMNLVSELIIIKNGLLTVENTNTNFSEQIEYLERITTNLHDAVMKVRMVPIERVFNRFPRLIRDLSRKLNKQMVLHMSGEETELDRTVIDEIGDPLVHLIRNAGDHGLETPDTRVRSGKDATGNVYLKAYQDGNNVVIEVGEDGAGIDVTKVKNKAINSGAISYDQANTMSDQEIIELLFRPSFSTADKISDVSGRGVGLDVVKTKIEALGGDIEVKTALGKGSTFIIRLPLTLAIIQALMVHLNEEKYAIPLNSIQNIEDVKISDIKYIQGSEVINLRGRVIPIIRLHDKLDLQAQNENKTSITVVIVNKGDKLAGFVVDSLIGQQEIVIKTLGKYLTNLKMIAGATILGDGEVALILDVNSLV from the coding sequence ATGGACGTAAGTCAATATCTAGAGATCTTTATTGATGAGTCAAAAGAACATTTACAAAGCCTAAACACATGCTTATTGGCCCTAGAAAGTAAGCCAAGTGATAAGGATTTAATTAACGAAGTATTTAGATCAGCTCATACTTTAAAAGGTATGGCGGCAACCATGGGCTTTAAGCGGATGAACCAACTGACCCATGACATGGAAAACGTATTATCAGAAATCAGACTGGGGAATATGGCAATTGATGCCAATTTATTAGACACAATGTTCAAATGTCTGGATGCTTTAGAGCAATATGTAGAATCCATTGTTCAAACCGGTAACGAAGGTGAGAAAGAATATAAAGCGATCATCGATGCGCTTAATGCTGCCCTAAATGGTGATAAAAAATCAGCCAATGCAACCACAAAAGCGGAAGCAACGGTAAGTCAAGATACAAAGACAGATGAAATCGTAAACGAACGAAAACATCAAGCTCTTGTGTTTACTGATTTTGAACGACATGCTGTTGTTCAGGCGAAAAAAGAGAACCTAAAAAGTTTTGGCATAACCATCTATTTATCAGAAGGTTGTGTACTTAAATCAGCAAGAGCTTTCATTATATTTAGAACACTGGAAAAACTTGGATCAATCATAAAATCAGATCCAGCCGTTCAAGACATAGAAGATGAAAAATTTGACTTTGATTTTTCGGTTGTAGTGGTGTCCTCAGAAGGTGAAGATAAGTTTAAACATGATTTGGGGAATATTGCTGAAGTGGAAAAAGTTTTAATTGATGAAGTTGATCTTGAAACAGCGATTACTGCGCCTGTAAGTGATGAAGATGACTTAAAGGATGAAGAGGAAGATCAACAAAAAGGAAGAACAAAAGATACGGATTCTAAGTCTGCCAATAAACCTGTAACCAATAGAACGGTTAGGGTCGACATTGAAAGACTAGATACTTTAATGAATCTAGTAAGCGAGCTCATCATTATTAAGAACGGATTACTTACCGTTGAGAATACAAACACCAATTTTTCTGAACAAATTGAATACTTAGAAAGAATCACAACCAATCTGCACGATGCCGTTATGAAAGTTAGAATGGTACCGATTGAAAGAGTGTTTAATAGATTCCCAAGACTTATAAGGGATTTGTCCAGAAAACTGAACAAACAAATGGTCTTACATATGTCAGGTGAAGAGACTGAGCTTGACAGAACAGTTATTGATGAAATAGGAGACCCATTGGTACATCTTATTCGTAACGCAGGAGATCATGGCCTTGAGACACCGGATACTCGTGTAAGAAGTGGTAAAGATGCAACAGGCAACGTATATCTTAAGGCATATCAAGACGGCAACAATGTTGTTATTGAAGTCGGTGAAGATGGCGCGGGTATTGATGTAACTAAAGTGAAAAACAAAGCCATTAATAGTGGTGCGATTAGCTATGATCAAGCGAACACGATGAGCGATCAAGAAATCATAGAATTGTTGTTTAGACCAAGTTTTTCAACCGCGGATAAGATTTCAGATGTATCCGGTCGTGGCGTTGGTCTAGATGTTGTTAAGACTAAGATAGAAGCCCTTGGCGGTGACATTGAAGTTAAGACTGCACTTGGTAAAGGTAGTACTTTCATCATTAGATTACCACTAACCTTAGCGATTATACAGGCATTGATGGTACACTTGAATGAAGAAAAATACGCAATACCACTTAATTCCATTCAAAACATCGAAGATGTCAAAATCTCGGATATCAAATATATTCAGGGTTCAGAAGTCATCAACCTTAGAGGACGTGTCATTCCTATCATCAGACTACATGATAAATTAGACCTACAGGCACAAAATGAGAATAAAACATCCATAACGGTGGTTATAGTAAACAAAGGTGACAAGTTGGCTGGTTTTGTGGTAGATTCACTCATTGGACAACAGGAAATCGTTATCAAAACACTAGGAAAATACTTAACGAACTTGAAGATGATTGCCGGTGCAACGATACTTGGTGACGGTGAAGTAGCTCTGATACTTGACGTTAATTCACTGGTATAA
- a CDS encoding protein-glutamate methylesterase/protein-glutamine glutaminase, whose protein sequence is MEKTKKVLIIDDSAFMRRVISDIISSDSRFEVVGTASNGKEGLEQVKALNPDVISLDVQMPVMDGLTMLKKLQSTMPTPVVMMSTLTKEGAKETIEALELGAIDFLGKPSNIFKVNSEEVKVELLEKLFLAANVGKRKVVEMKPPTASTIISSQKAAKMTTKQGVSNKLVAIGTSTGGPRALQYVLPYLPSNIDAGIVVVQHMPPGFTKSLANRLDQLSSINVKEAEHGDVIKNGWAYIAPGDRHLIVGEKSDGTLFIELSNEEPVGGHKPAVNVMMRSIAKLRQREYVGVIMTGMGADGTLGLKELCGQRNIHIVAQDEASCVVYGMPKSVVEAGLANEIVSLNKISETITKKLGVL, encoded by the coding sequence ATGGAAAAAACAAAAAAAGTTCTCATAATTGATGACTCTGCATTCATGAGAAGGGTAATTAGTGATATAATTAGTTCTGACAGTAGATTTGAAGTTGTCGGAACAGCATCTAACGGTAAAGAAGGTCTTGAACAGGTTAAAGCGCTAAACCCGGATGTTATATCATTAGATGTTCAAATGCCAGTCATGGATGGACTAACCATGTTAAAAAAGCTTCAATCAACAATGCCAACACCGGTTGTTATGATGAGCACCCTCACAAAGGAAGGTGCAAAAGAGACGATAGAAGCATTGGAGCTTGGTGCCATAGATTTTTTAGGCAAGCCAAGTAACATATTCAAGGTTAATTCAGAAGAAGTCAAAGTAGAGTTGTTGGAGAAACTCTTTTTAGCAGCCAATGTTGGTAAACGTAAGGTTGTAGAAATGAAACCACCAACGGCCAGTACAATTATTTCGAGTCAAAAAGCAGCAAAGATGACAACGAAGCAAGGTGTGAGTAATAAGCTTGTTGCAATTGGCACATCAACGGGTGGTCCAAGAGCACTCCAATACGTGTTGCCTTATCTACCTTCCAATATTGATGCCGGTATTGTAGTTGTACAACATATGCCACCTGGATTCACAAAATCATTGGCAAATAGGTTGGATCAATTAAGCAGTATTAACGTCAAAGAAGCAGAGCATGGTGATGTCATCAAGAACGGTTGGGCTTATATAGCACCGGGAGATCGTCATTTGATTGTGGGCGAGAAAAGTGATGGTACTTTATTCATAGAGCTATCGAATGAAGAACCTGTTGGCGGTCATAAACCGGCTGTAAATGTTATGATGCGCTCAATAGCCAAGCTTAGGCAGAGAGAATATGTTGGTGTAATTATGACGGGTATGGGAGCAGATGGCACGTTGGGACTTAAAGAACTATGTGGTCAGAGAAACATTCATATCGTTGCTCAAGATGAAGCTTCATGTGTCGTATACGGCATGCCAAAGTCAGTGGTAGAGGCCGGTCTTGCCAACGAAATTGTGTCACTAAATAAAATATCAGAAACGATTACCAAGAAATTGGGGGTGCTTTAA
- a CDS encoding flagellar brake protein — protein sequence MYKGIEVGDKIELEVQQLMGEKQEKYISKIQEVSEEGEIIILAPMESGRIISLELNQNYGMCVYTSNGLYRCEVAVTERIRDDNLYLIKLEVHSALQKYQRRQYYRLDCMLTFHYKDDDNGEWEEGIILDISGGGIRFTSKKKLLDKKGVINHLQLNYEQEECHLYLSGVIVESSNLRAQDNIYENRVVFDEITIEEREIIIKFIFEEERRRRKNKKGL from the coding sequence ATGTATAAAGGTATTGAGGTAGGGGATAAGATTGAACTTGAAGTTCAACAACTCATGGGAGAAAAACAAGAAAAGTATATAAGTAAGATACAGGAAGTCTCAGAAGAGGGAGAAATCATTATACTGGCACCTATGGAAAGCGGTAGGATTATTTCTTTAGAGCTCAACCAGAATTATGGTATGTGTGTTTATACAAGCAATGGCTTATATAGATGTGAAGTAGCGGTGACCGAGCGTATAAGAGATGATAACCTATACCTCATTAAACTTGAGGTTCATAGTGCACTTCAAAAATATCAACGCAGGCAATACTATCGCTTGGATTGTATGTTGACGTTTCACTACAAAGATGATGATAATGGTGAATGGGAAGAAGGTATTATTCTTGACATCAGTGGTGGAGGTATACGCTTTACTTCCAAGAAAAAATTATTGGATAAGAAAGGCGTTATCAATCACTTACAATTGAACTATGAACAGGAAGAATGCCATCTCTATCTTTCAGGTGTCATAGTAGAATCATCCAATTTGAGAGCACAAGATAACATCTATGAAAATCGCGTTGTCTTTGATGAAATAACGATAGAAGAAAGAGAAATAATCATAAAATTTATTTTTGAAGAGGAAAGACGCCGTAGAAAAAACAAAAAAGGATTGTGA
- a CDS encoding MinD/ParA family protein: MNDMDQAANLRNIVKRADASIKPIGARVITVTSGKGGVGKSNVSVNLAIQFKKLGKRVIIFDADFGLANVEVIFGIVPKYNMFDMIYNNKDITEVLTSGPLGIEFISGGSGVQELLRLDKNQLAFMIEKLYELDRLADIIIIDTGAGISDSVLDFVAASSEVLLVTTPEPTSITDAYAVLKAIKRRHNNVDQKLINLLVNRTDTIAEGKEIFNKLNKVTNKYLDLDLTNIGYLPNDKHLVKAVVEQKPVSILFPKSIITKGFEELADRMINGTPQPEQERGLGNLFNNILRLKKFT; encoded by the coding sequence ATGAATGATATGGATCAAGCGGCTAATCTAAGAAATATTGTAAAAAGAGCTGATGCAAGTATAAAACCTATTGGCGCTCGTGTCATTACCGTGACAAGCGGTAAAGGTGGCGTCGGGAAATCGAATGTATCTGTGAATCTGGCTATTCAGTTTAAAAAACTTGGAAAAAGGGTTATTATTTTTGATGCAGATTTTGGACTGGCAAATGTAGAGGTTATATTTGGCATTGTTCCTAAATATAATATGTTTGATATGATCTATAATAACAAGGATATTACAGAGGTTCTTACATCAGGTCCACTTGGCATTGAATTCATTTCTGGCGGTTCTGGTGTTCAAGAACTATTACGTTTGGATAAAAACCAGTTGGCCTTTATGATTGAAAAACTATATGAACTGGACCGTTTAGCTGATATAATAATTATTGATACGGGTGCAGGTATATCGGATTCAGTTCTTGACTTTGTAGCAGCTTCAAGTGAAGTACTATTAGTAACAACCCCTGAGCCAACATCCATAACAGATGCCTATGCGGTTTTAAAAGCCATTAAGCGTCGTCATAACAATGTTGACCAAAAACTCATCAACCTACTGGTAAACAGAACAGATACCATAGCAGAAGGCAAAGAGATTTTTAACAAGTTGAATAAGGTTACCAATAAATACCTTGACTTAGACTTAACGAATATAGGGTATTTGCCGAACGACAAGCACTTGGTTAAAGCTGTCGTTGAACAAAAGCCTGTCTCCATTCTTTTCCCAAAATCCATCATCACGAAGGGGTTTGAAGAATTGGCAGACAGAATGATTAACGGAACACCACAACCGGAACAAGAGCGAGGACTTGGCAACCTTTTTAATAATATATTAAGATTGAAAAAATTCACATAA
- the flhF gene encoding flagellar biosynthesis protein FlhF, which produces MKIRKYEGANEKDAMLKVKEELGKEALIVSVKNIKPRGFYKLFKKPYVEVTAALDDHSLLDDGDREPNFLRKRQTQKTFQQPVVQERMQEEENEAKAYLEKFKSLIDKLPDENRRDKMETQEVESSHEVVNASVIKEVYEQLIDHEVREEIVNQLTAGISGLNSDDQEEVTDVIAVVYKRIIKLLSDHATINEDKKNTVFFVGPTGVGKTTTIAKIASFFTLNMGKDVALITSDTYRIAAVEQLRTYANILNIPIKVVYTKEELTEAVNDFKDKDLILIDTAGRSHKNIEHQNELKGLLNAVDEKEVYLVLSVATGYKDLMNITSVYDTMTDYKIIFTKLDETTCYGNVLNVKLATGAKLSYVTFGQNVPDDISDINPHEIARQVLGGNE; this is translated from the coding sequence ATGAAGATCAGAAAATATGAGGGCGCCAATGAAAAGGACGCCATGCTCAAAGTGAAAGAAGAGCTGGGAAAAGAAGCCTTAATCGTTAGTGTTAAGAATATAAAGCCAAGAGGTTTCTACAAGCTCTTCAAAAAACCTTATGTAGAAGTGACGGCAGCCCTTGATGACCATAGTCTTTTGGATGATGGTGATAGGGAGCCTAACTTCCTAAGAAAAAGGCAGACACAAAAAACCTTCCAACAACCGGTTGTGCAAGAACGGATGCAGGAGGAAGAAAATGAAGCAAAGGCTTATCTTGAGAAGTTTAAATCTCTAATCGACAAATTACCGGATGAAAACAGAAGAGACAAGATGGAGACACAAGAAGTTGAAAGTAGCCATGAAGTTGTGAATGCATCTGTCATCAAAGAGGTTTATGAACAACTCATCGACCATGAGGTCCGAGAAGAGATTGTAAACCAACTGACAGCCGGTATTTCAGGTTTGAACAGTGATGATCAAGAAGAGGTCACAGATGTTATTGCTGTCGTTTATAAACGAATCATCAAACTGTTATCCGATCATGCGACTATTAATGAGGACAAAAAAAACACGGTTTTTTTTGTTGGGCCAACAGGTGTAGGTAAGACGACGACAATAGCCAAAATTGCATCCTTCTTCACACTGAATATGGGTAAGGATGTGGCACTCATCACTTCGGATACTTACAGAATTGCTGCAGTAGAACAACTAAGAACCTATGCGAATATCTTAAACATTCCCATTAAAGTCGTGTATACAAAGGAAGAATTAACTGAAGCGGTCAATGACTTCAAAGACAAAGACTTAATACTGATTGATACTGCAGGTCGATCGCATAAGAATATAGAACATCAGAATGAATTAAAAGGGCTATTAAATGCTGTAGATGAAAAAGAGGTTTATCTTGTACTAAGTGTAGCAACGGGTTATAAAGACCTGATGAACATTACCAGTGTGTATGACACAATGACAGATTACAAAATAATATTCACAAAACTGGATGAAACGACTTGTTATGGTAATGTATTGAATGTGAAACTAGCGACTGGGGCTAAGCTATCTTATGTGACATTTGGACAAAACGTTCCTGATGATATCAGTGACATTAATCCACATGAAATTGCTAGACAAGTATTAGGGGGCAATGAATGA